The genomic window AAGAAAACACAAAAGCACACAATcaggaaaaaatgaacaagttcaataaaactgaataaaatctGATAAATTATTAACGTTACCACTGTACTGGCCACGAAACAGTAATCTTGAAGTACTTGGCATacatcaaaaaaaataaaataataatgattgttAAATgaaccttttttccttctcacttcATCTCTGGAGACTGTGCTAGGTTCCtttttagctatttttctttcaGGAGTGGAAATTCTGCCTCTCCCAGTTTTAAAGGGTTTTTCTTTCCTATGTTTATCGAGAGATGGTCTCCGAACTTCCttctctgctttttcttctttaggaACAGTCTCTAACTGCTCTGTCATGATGCTTCTATCATCATCTGTGGGATCAAAGgaaattataataacaaaacaaGAGCAACATCAGAAATTAGTAAGGGACATCAAAGGTCCTtgggatttaaaaaatgaaatatagggATACTTTAAAATGTTAGGGTATTTATAACTATTTTGGGCACTGgacatttataatttttgtcCATTTAGGTTACTAAGTTTTGTTAGgtagcaagaaataaaaaaggataatgCACACCTTGAGTATCCACCCAGAGGCTGTCAGCATCCATGATGGAGTCATCGATGGTTGTTTCATCTTTGTAATCATCATATGTTTCTGTCTTGTATTCAGAAAAGCCAACATCTTCCTTTTCTGGGGAAGCAGGGGCCTCAGGGGATCCTTCCTTGGGCTCCCCAACTGCTTCTCCAGCTTCctctatttccatttcttcttcttcttcttcttcagggGGAGAGGCTCTACTTTCTGGCTGCTCGAGGGCAGCAAAACGCACACTGTGGGAACCAGTTTCTCCTTCGTCTGTTGTGGTTTGCACTACGGTGATGAAGTCATCCTCAATGGTCACCACTGACTCAATTACTCCCTTGTACTCAGGCATCTCTGCTGCACCCAACTCCACCAATTCCTCTTTGACAGCCGGAACGCTCAAGTCTGTTATCTGGAGAGTTTCTGAGCGGAAAAGTAGTTTATCATATTCTCCTCGggcttctatttcttcctcttcttccctctgagTCTCCTCTGGTTCAGATACAATCCCTTGTAGCAATGGTTCAATCACTTCTGAGGGAGTGATGGAGATGTCTGGAGTTTCCTTGACTTCTTCTTTTGGCTGCTGAACTTGCTCCATCTGGATATCAGGCCCCTTGGTCTGTACTACATAACTCTTTGAATCACTTACTGCTGGAGGCTCTTCTGCTGGCAATTTCACTGTGGTGTCTTCCTGCAGTACAGTTACTTCTGGGGTCACTTCTTTTTTGCTCTCATCAGCTTTCAAGGATTCCATAGTCAGACTCTCAGGAGTGTGATCATGTTCTCCACTTGACTCATAGGATTCTTCCTTATCTACTGCTTCCTGATGCACCAGATCAGGCTTGGCCactttttctttgacttctgtCTCAGAAACTTTGCTGCTGTCTTTCAGGTGACTGGGCTCAGTACTGGGAAATGTGTCTCCCTCAGGGGGTTTGTCTGGTTGAACAGCCTGGATATGAGTTTCTGTTCCTTTCTCGGTATCGACTACCATTCCTAAAGCAGCCTGCCCAAAGTCACTGATCTTAGCTTCAGGTTGACTCTGCTCAACTTTCTTGGCAGCAGTATCCAATCCATGGTCTGCTTTTGGGGATGGTTCTGCCTCAGTCACCTCTGGCACTGAACTAAGACTCTTTTCTGACTTTTCACTAATGAAAATAGAAGTCTCTTTTGGTTTGATGGGCTCTTTCCCAAATACTTGTTCAAAGGTCATTCCTGTTCCAAATGCTTCCACTTTATCCACTCCCTCTGCTTTTTTGGGGTATTCTTTTTCTACCAGAAGCAGCATTTCTTTGGATTCAATGTGTTCTTCACTCTTTTCTAGCACAGTATCCAATTTATCATTACTTTTCTTTTCATGATCAAACTCTTTACCAAGATCTGACTTATCATCAGAGATGGGCTGGGCTAGCTCTCCTTCACTACTGAATTCTTCTTTGACTCTTCCAGCTGCTGCCAATTTCACTTCAATTAATGAAAGATCAGTGGCCAAATCTCTTCGGATCTTGTCATCAGAACCATCATAAAAGGAGCCACTTTCACCTGATAGATTATCACTGTCCTGGACAGGTGATGGTAGAGGAACTGTGTATTTATTGAAAACACAGTAACCCAGATCCTCAAGTTGACTGTCTGCTTTTGTGGCAACATGGTTTTCATCAGTTAGAGTAGTCAAGCCAGTGCTGCTCTCTTCAAGTAGTGTCTCAGATGGTACTGATTTCCTTCTTGCCACCTCAGCATCTGCACTCATAGAGGCTAACCTGGACCTTGTGCCTGCTAGATCCAACATTTCAGGCAAGTCAGGGGCCATCACGGACCcatttttataataatctttGGCCAGGAAAGGTGATTCACATAATGATTCTACCTGGATATTATCTGCTCTGgtcactttctcttcctccaaTTGTTCTTCTTCTTTGCTTTCTATTGGGAAACAAGGAGCTTTCTCTAAAGCAGGAGTTGTGGCTGGAAGATAATCATCCCCTTCATCCATGCTCCCACTAGTATTAGTGAGAATATCAGAAGCCAGTGGAGAGAGATCATGTCCCCGGCCAAAGTTAAATCCAAGTGCTATGGAATCTAGGCAAGACATGGGTAAATTGATTGACATGCTTCTTTGTTCTATTGCAGATCTACCTCCAAGTCCTAAACTCCGGCTTAGAGTCAAATCATCCTTATTTTTACTGTGGAGGTCCCTTTTTTCTCCATAAACTTTTGGATCAATGGTGAACATTCTTTCTTGGGGAGAGCTAGGCTCTTCAGGTAGATCAGTTGGATAGTTCTGTGCAAGGGTACTGTATCCCCCCTCTAAAATGGGAGCAGGTTGCTGCTCTTTTCCTGGgtaaaattgcttttcagaacTTTTATGTGTAGGTGAAACTGTATCATAGGATTCATAGACACTTTCTTTTGTATCACTCAATTCATAGTAATCACTACCAGACTGGATGTTCTTTGTGGTTTCTTCTTTCAATGTGGAGGTTTCAAAGTACTTTGACATTCCAGATTTGTCTTCATCCAGCTGCCTATTATAATCAAGAGAGGATGCAGCCCCCATTCTGTGGACCTCCATGTCTTTGTCAACAACTTCCTCTCGAAGTTCTTTGGATGCACTCTTTTCAGTGAGGAGACCTAGTTCATCAGGGGTTTTATCCACCATTTTTGATGTTGTGGCTTCAGGGAATGAATCGCATCTTAAATCATCAGTGGGagttttttggtctttcttttcttccttttggaatGTTTTCTCTGTTGACACACTGATGATGCCCATCTCTTCATCTAATATCTTATGGGGTTCATTTTCTTTTGACAGGATTTTCTTTTCAGGAACGACATTTTTCTCTTCTGGTTTTGGATAAAGTTCACTGTCAAATAAAGTAGACTTCTGTCCATTGAATGTACAAGGCTCTTTTTTCTGCTCACTTTCTTGCTTTATtacatctttttcttctccaacacTGGGAATTTTCTCAATAGGACTTTCTGTCACCGTTGGCTTTTCGGCTTTTACAGATACTGTAATTTCCATTGAGGCAGTTGTTTCCTCTGCTTTTAAGGTTTTTTCCATATGTATTTGTTCATCTTTTGGGATCTCTTTGGCAATCTGTGAGCTGCTAACCTCTTCCTTAGGCTTTTTATCTTCTGGCTTCAGTTCCTCTGTTGTTGAGGGTAGTGCTTTGGACTCAAGTTTATCTTTTGTGGCATCTGACAAATCAGCCTTAGGTTCAGAAGGTAAAGAAAAGCTCATACTTCCAAAAGGCGTTGGTCTTGGAGAGTCTAGTCTTTTCCCATCCCACTTTGGGATTTCTTGAACTTCATACTTTTCTTTCATGGGTGTGAGAGGTCCAGGAGATAATTGACTATATGTACTCCATTCATCCTTGGGTACTTCAGTGGACAAGTCTTTTTGCTCTTTCTGAAATACAGTCTCTGAAGGAAAATCCACATCGAGTGCTACAGCAATTGGTTCACTTTTCTGCTGCATGTACTCTAGCTCTTCCCCAAAAGTCTGTTCAAATGGGGTAAGAGGTACCTTTCCATCTTCTTTGTGATGTATGTCCTTTTTATCTATAGGTGGTGCTGGCTGAGCAACTAAGGCATCATGTTTAGGCAGTCCAGCAGGCTTACTTCCTTTCTCagattccttttccttcttgtctAATGGTTCACCTGTGAGAGGGCCAGTACCCTGTTGTTCATGGAACTCCATCTTCGAGGCTGTAAGTAAATCTGAAGTAATTGGGTTGCTTTTTAAACAAATCATACACAGTGCATTTAAGCAAACAGCTTATAATCATTCTTTGACATGATTAATGGATGGGagggtaaaacaaaaaaaatacatggAAACATGCAGggatattatttatttaacaatCAGTATGAAAATGGGTTAAGACAAAGATGCATATTCAAAATTGATGGTATGGGCTCTATCTATAATTAAGTGTTGTTGTGGAACTTTTAATCCCTCAGGTCTGTATGAGAATTATGTTAAGACGAGTAAAATGTGCACTTGCTCCAGAtgcacattttaaattaaaacaaaaaacaaacaaaaaaaattttctctagcAGAGGGTATGATGCAACTTTAAGGGCTTAACTGAGAGAGGTATTGATTTCCACTAACCTTTTACATTACTTTTCTCAATACCTAAGTAAAATTACAGATTATAGTCAGAAGATTAATTACTTCCATATAAGATAGGATTGTGACTAATTTCAAGAATAAAAAGTTTCTAATAGACATTGAGCCCCATTTTTAAAACTAAGCAACTGATATGAATTTTCCAACATAAGGGTACATTTCACATTTAAAGGAAATAACTAATATTATTGTTAACCAGCTATTTTTAAGTTAAACCatgaaaaagagacaagaaatatGGGGATAATTTAAGTtgtcaaattaaaaatctttaccCAACATAcatggaatattttaaaatactttatatcaCAGTCTctcaatgaaaaatttaaaataatagagaTTGAAGAGCTGTGTGCTtaatcaatgaaaattaaaataaagccaATTCTAAAACAACTGAGAAAACATTACTTGTTAATAGCTTCAAAAACACTGTTTATCATAATAGTTTTTTTGATGGCTATGATAACTGATGACagcattttagcattttttttgttttgatttttctttttgagatggAATCTCTTTATCTGACTTAAGGTGGGAAATATAACAGTCATTCACAGGCCTGATCCAAATATGGATCATTATGAAAGGTTTAACCTGCTCTGTTTTTCTAACCTGGAGCAGTTCACCCCTTTTTTTAGGCAGCTGGAGGAGTTTAGCTTTCAAGAAAGAGCTCACCAAATTAGTCAGGAACTTAATGTAGATAATAGATTGGATTTACCTTTATTTGAGCTCAGGATTTCTGAACTAAAGGGATCCATCACCCTCAGCCTACCTGATTATAGGTATGTACCATCATATCTGATTCCACTGGTGGCATAAGGCCTGTGCTAATTGGACCAAGTGGAAGTATAGTATAGTCCAAGAGTTTTATTacagttttaaactttaataactATTAGCTAATAAAAACTTAATCAATAAccattaaagcttaaaactgcactaacaCTTTGGGGATATACTTTACTTTGTAAAGTTTGgtaaagaagaataaaatcaaatcatcTCTCAAAAAGAAAGTGTTTTGGAACATCATTACCTTAAGTACTTGTGTATCCTGTTGtaacaatagaaaagaaatactttatgAAATTCTAATAAAGGTCAGATGAATGAAAACTCAAGAAATTTGGAAATGACCAAAGGAATGGTATGGCAATATGGAAGGGAAATGACACAAGAAGCATCAGCAGTAGCTCAAGAAAAACTAAACCAGAATGCACTAAAGCATAAAAACACAGCACACTGCACTGCAAACAAAAACACATCTATAGTTTAAGCCTTTGGTATCACTGTCCAAGTCAACAAATCTAGTTTTTGAAAGAAAAGCAGATGAATCTCTgcaccaaaaaattaaaataaaataaaataaaagtgtacACATATTAGCAATGTGACTGGCAAACATCTGAGATGGGCAAAGGAAAAGCACTCAGGTGACATTATCAGCTTAGCTGCAAAGCATATTGTATCATAGCAAAGTAAAATCAGGAATCTGGTGCGACAGCAGGAAACCATGCGGTCAAGGAGCACCGATGCAAATACAAGCTATGTACTCTTGAAGCATAACAACTGCAGCACTATAAGaatgagaagaataaaagatGGAACAGCTTTGGGAAATGCCAAGTTGGTAAAGCTATAAAATAGCCTACTTATTAGCAAACACATGCAAATCCTAAAGGAGACACACCTTCCTCAGAAGAGAAAGGTGTTTTTATATCCAGAGACACTTCCTGGACCACTTTTATACTTTTCTCAAGTGGTCCCCCAGGGGAAAAACTTTCTTCTGGAACTATTTTGGCTTTTGAACTAGAATCCACTCGGACCTCACTGAGGTCCATTGGTTGGTCTGAGGACTTAGCGGGACCACACTCTTTGCCCCATTCTTTTTCAGGAAGAGCAGCAGGTTTCACCTCCTCAGCCATTGGACCCTCTATTGTTTCTTCTTCTTAGGGATGAAAAAAATGTTGACATCAGGACTACAGATAACACACAGTACAACATTCAACAGAGCTTTTATACAAATAACACTTTCAGCTCTATCTCCATGATATAATGGCAACCTCAAGTGGATTTTCTTCTACAGTTAGGATGAACAAATTAATCTTATTATGAAAGATACATTGTCTACTGGTTGCTATATTATACTGCACAATCATTTTATGATAATGCATTTTAATCTCTTGAAATGccatttaatttgaaaattgagAGCTGAAAGAGTTTTATTGCTCTATTTTCCCTTAGCAGAAATGGCTATAGGTtgaaaatatgtcaaatatttgCTGGAAGTAAGAGATGGCGCCACTTGTTAACAGATGATTGTGAAATGTAATGGTATGGTTGTATTCAGAAAAGCACTGCAATTGTTAGTTATGTACTGTTTTTTCCAATGTAGGAAGTCTCTACATAAGAATTTAAGAATAAGAATGCACAATTTTGGAGAGAGAGTTTGGAGAGAGAGttctaataaaataaacttttaaaggaCATGTTTTTCTcagaggccaaaaaaaaaaaaagtcagagattaAGTACCTTGGTTGCCCTAATGTAGAATCCATCAAGACTTACTAGaatttattcaatatttctaTGGTATACAAAGCAGCATGGAATAGTAAATGGGGAAGTAGCTTTGAAGCCTGGAACATCTGGATTCAAGACCTGAtgtcttggctgtgtgaccccctGCAAGAAATTTATCAGGGCTCTGGATAATTCTTTATGAAATTACATGGTAAAGAAGGTATCAACCTATTTTGGTAactagagggagtttcctcatctgagaatttcctaatttcttatattaatgaaattacaggtaCAATCATTTCTAGGCTGAAATATATGCAGTTGTCcctttcattttctatgctatgtggaagaaaatgagaaaaaaatcaattacagtCCCAAACAGTTTGGAAAATATGATTAGGGAAACAAcataaaatcatattattttctagaacCTATTTTTAGGCatctaaatttaaataataacaaattcataTATCcaaaaaatattatctattattttttatttcactgatatttcaaacataaaataagagaaattattggaaaatattcatattattGAAAAAGTAATTATGGTAAAACATTTTCTACCTTGTTATATCTCAATGGAAGAGTTATATTGGGAATATTACATGCCTTTTAGTTTTAAGAACAGAGTGGAAGGAAGAAATTGCTAGAATAAAATGTGGTTCTTTCCCCAAACACACATTTTATTTCTAATGTAAAATTTATTACTAGCTAAAAATTATTAGCTAGATATACATATTTACTATGTTAATAGTTAATCAAATTGACATTTTTGCTTTGAGAGGTTTTCTTTAAGTTGTACTTTTGCTTTTTTGAGCTTACCTTACCATGTTCATTTAAATTACCCTTTCATGGTAGCATAACATAATTGATTTCTGTGatcaaattaaagaattttagtGTTACTCTCCTGTGATAACAGGAGACATTCAATACTAGTACTACATTCAATGTGACATAAAAGTAaatttttcaaaatccttttgtttcttatttttcataaatcaTGTTTGTTGTACACTCTAATCCACTCATCCTTTATTGGTCACCTATACCTTTCTTGCTTttactattttatcttctgaatacaattgaaagatagattttttttcctctacaaatACACATTCTTTTACTTTATCAAATTAGGATTGGCAATACACTAGCGTAttttaatttcaagaaaatttgGCATATCCATGTAGGATATGAATATCAAACTGTAGGATACAGGAAACTAGATTGTATGACATAGAACACTCAGCTGTTATTCACAATAATAGATGTCTACAACTGTAATTCTTAACATTGTAGTCAAACATCCTTGTCTTTTTCAATGCCAGAATGACATCTTCCTTAAGGTTTAAGAAGAATAGTTGGCTTTACTTCATGGTGTTGATTaaattgttattatataattaGCTATATGCCTCATCTCATCTCAACAAAGCCAattaaaagttaataataatcatagctaGCAAATATATAGCAATTAAATTTTATGAAACAATTGACATTGGCtttgtttgcaaaatatttaatcCCCACAATGATCTTTTGAGGTAGATATATTtttgccccattttacagctgaaggaacttgcctagggtcacacaattgacagaatttgaattcatgacttTTTTGATTCTTGAATCCAGTGCTCTAGCCACAGAGCTCCCTCAATAAAACCACTAAGTGATTTACTTCCCAGTTTCTAAACATAGGTAGATGGTACATAGGAAAGAATTAAAGCCACATAATCAATTCTGCCTCAACAGACTACTGAAGTAACCTTTCCCCAGATTGTACAGTTATGCATCATGAATTTAGTACAAAGTTAAAGTAGAACCCATTGATTTTGGATTGTGTTCCAATGATGCTGTATGGCTGGGCAGAAGAATATAAGAAATACATATACCTTTGTTAGCCTACACAAGAAGATAAAtgtatatactataatttacatACTACTTTGTTATCTATTAATAGATGATGGGAAGGATTTAATCCTAGAAATCAACCTCTTACCTTACTCTTTGCTGTTGCTTTGGAATAAAATGTcccttttaaacatattcatTATACCACTAAGAAAGTAGTGGACCTGAGCCTACATAAGGACTTCATTTCCATGTGGAAAAAACATGTTGTCTCTGTTCCCTCCCCAACATGAAGGCACAAGTAACATGATGAATATGGTCAAGGTTtcagggtggggaggaggagcaAAAAGGGACCATGCTTGGTTCACCTTTGTCATGGCTCAACAGGGTCTCTGCCATCTGCGTGGTGGCACTGGGGAGCATACTACAGTCAATCCACTCTGAGCTGAACAAGGGGTGCTCATAGTACTCCTCATCTGAATTGTAAGGGTCATCATCAGGCACAGACACTGAAATGGAGGGGGCTAGGAGCTTACGCCTCTCCCCGCTGGTGGCAGGCAGAGGTCCCACTTTATCCTCAGCCCCTTCATCTACAAACAGACACACGGAAGAAACTGCAGGGAGAACTagacaagacagacagacacaaggTAAGACAGGACAGGATGGATGCATGCACAGGGACAGAGATCATGGAAGC from Sminthopsis crassicaudata isolate SCR6 chromosome 3, ASM4859323v1, whole genome shotgun sequence includes these protein-coding regions:
- the MAP2 gene encoding microtubule-associated protein 2 isoform X3, coding for MADDRKDEAKAPHWTSSQLAEASSHPHSPELKEQAGAGDGIVRSANGFPYREEEGGYGGHGQQGTYSRTKENGINGELTSAERETAEEVSARIVQVVTAEAVAVLKGEQEKEAQHKDQPAGLPIVEESANLPPSPPPSPASEQTGTVEEDLLTASKMEFHEQQGTGPLTGEPLDKKEKESEKGSKPAGLPKHDALVAQPAPPIDKKDIHHKEDGKVPLTPFEQTFGEELEYMQQKSEPIAVALDVDFPSETVFQKEQKDLSTEVPKDEWSTYSQLSPGPLTPMKEKYEVQEIPKWDGKRLDSPRPTPFGSMSFSLPSEPKADLSDATKDKLESKALPSTTEELKPEDKKPKEEVSSSQIAKEIPKDEQIHMEKTLKAEETTASMEITVSVKAEKPTVTESPIEKIPSVGEEKDVIKQESEQKKEPCTFNGQKSTLFDSELYPKPEEKNVVPEKKILSKENEPHKILDEEMGIISVSTEKTFQKEEKKDQKTPTDDLRCDSFPEATTSKMVDKTPDELGLLTEKSASKELREEVVDKDMEVHRMGAASSLDYNRQLDEDKSGMSKYFETSTLKEETTKNIQSGSDYYELSDTKESVYESYDTVSPTHKSSEKQFYPGKEQQPAPILEGGYSTLAQNYPTDLPEEPSSPQERMFTIDPKVYGEKRDLHSKNKDDLTLSRSLGLGGRSAIEQRSMSINLPMSCLDSIALGFNFGRGHDLSPLASDILTNTSGSMDEGDDYLPATTPALEKAPCFPIESKEEEQLEEEKVTRADNIQVESLCESPFLAKDYYKNGSVMAPDLPEMLDLAGTRSRLASMSADAEVARRKSVPSETLLEESSTGLTTLTDENHVATKADSQLEDLGYCVFNKYTVPLPSPVQDSDNLSGESGSFYDGSDDKIRRDLATDLSLIEVKLAAAGRVKEEFSSEGELAQPISDDKSDLGKEFDHEKKSNDKLDTVLEKSEEHIESKEMLLLVEKEYPKKAEGVDKVEAFGTGMTFEQVFGKEPIKPKETSIFISEKSEKSLSSVPEVTEAEPSPKADHGLDTAAKKVEQSQPEAKISDFGQAALGMVVDTEKGTETHIQAVQPDKPPEGDTFPSTEPSHLKDSSKVSETEVKEKVAKPDLVHQEAVDKEESYESSGEHDHTPESLTMESLKADESKKEVTPEVTVLQEDTTVKLPAEEPPAVSDSKSYVVQTKGPDIQMEQVQQPKEEVKETPDISITPSEVIEPLLQGIVSEPEETQREEEEEIEARGEYDKLLFRSETLQITDLSVPAVKEELVELGAAEMPEYKGVIESVVTIEDDFITVVQTTTDEGETGSHSVRFAALEQPESRASPPEEEEEEEMEIEEAGEAVGEPKEGSPEAPASPEKEDVGFSEYKTETYDDYKDETTIDDSIMDADSLWVDTQDDDRSIMTEQLETVPKEEKAEKEVRRPSLDKHRKEKPFKTGRGRISTPERKIAKKEPSTVSRDEVRRKKAVYKKAELGKKTEVQAHSPSRKIILKPAIKYTRPTHLSCVKRKTTAAGGETNQASGVYKQAKDKFTDGISKSPEKRSSLPRPSSILPTRRGVSGDRDENSFSLNTSMSASVRRTTRSEPIRRTGKSGTSTPTTPGSTAITPGTPPSYSSRTPGTPGTPSYPRTPHTPGTPKSGILVPTEKKVAIIRTPPKSPATPKQLRLINQPLPDLKNVRSKIGSTDNIRYQPKGGQVRILNKKMDFSEVQSRCGSKDNIKHSAGGGNIQIVTKKIDLSHVTSKCGSLKNIRHRPGGGRVKIESVKLDFKEKAQAKVGSLDNAHHIPGGGNVKIDSQKLNFREHAKARVDHGAEIITQSPGRSSVASPRRLSNVSSSGSINLLESPQLATLAEDVTAALAKQGL
- the MAP2 gene encoding microtubule-associated protein 2 isoform X16, producing MADDRKDEAKAPHWTSSQLAEASSHPHSPELKEQAGAGDGIVRSANGFPYREEEGGYGGHGQQGTYSRTKENGINGELTSAERETAVEESANLPPSPPPSPASEQTGTVEEDLLTASKMEFHEQQGTGPLTGEPLDKKEKESEKGSKPAGLPKHDALVAQPAPPIDKKDIHHKEDGKVPLTPFEQTFGEELEYMQQKSEPIAVALDVDFPSETVFQKEQKDLSTEVPKDEWSTYSQLSPGPLTPMKEKYEVQEIPKWDGKRLDSPRPTPFGSMSFSLPSEPKADLSDATKDKLESKALPSTTEELKPEDKKPKEEVSSSQIAKEIPKDEQIHMEKTLKAEETTASMEITVSVKAEKPTVTESPIEKIPSVGEEKDVIKQESEQKKEPCTFNGQKSTLFDSELYPKPEEKNVVPEKKILSKENEPHKILDEEMGIISVSTEKTFQKEEKKDQKTPTDDLRCDSFPEATTSKMVDKTPDELGLLTEKSASKELREEVVDKDMEVHRMGAASSLDYNRQLDEDKSGMSKYFETSTLKEETTKNIQSGSDYYELSDTKESVYESYDTVSPTHKSSEKQFYPGKEQQPAPILEGGYSTLAQNYPTDLPEEPSSPQERMFTIDPKVYGEKRDLHSKNKDDLTLSRSLGLGGRSAIEQRSMSINLPMSCLDSIALGFNFGRGHDLSPLASDILTNTSGSMDEGDDYLPATTPALEKAPCFPIESKEEEQLEEEKVTRADNIQVESLCESPFLAKDYYKNGSVMAPDLPEMLDLAGTRSRLASMSADAEVARRKSVPSETLLEESSTGLTTLTDENHVATKADSQLEDLGYCVFNKYTVPLPSPVQDSDNLSGESGSFYDGSDDKIRRDLATDLSLIEVKLAAAGRVKEEFSSEGELAQPISDDKSDLGKEFDHEKKSNDKLDTVLEKSEEHIESKEMLLLVEKEYPKKAEGVDKVEAFGTGMTFEQVFGKEPIKPKETSIFISEKSEKSLSSVPEVTEAEPSPKADHGLDTAAKKVEQSQPEAKISDFGQAALGMVVDTEKGTETHIQAVQPDKPPEGDTFPSTEPSHLKDSSKVSETEVKEKVAKPDLVHQEAVDKEESYESSGEHDHTPESLTMESLKADESKKEVTPEVTVLQEDTTVKLPAEEPPAVSDSKSYVVQTKGPDIQMEQVQQPKEEVKETPDISITPSEVIEPLLQGIVSEPEETQREEEEEIEARGEYDKLLFRSETLQITDLSVPAVKEELVELGAAEMPEYKGVIESVVTIEDDFITVVQTTTDEGETGSHSVRFAALEQPESRASPPEEEEEEEMEIEEAGEAVGEPKEGSPEAPASPEKEDVGFSEYKTETYDDYKDETTIDDSIMDADSLWVDTQDDDRSIMTEQLETVPKEEKAEKEVRRPSLDKHRKEKPFKTGRGRISTPERKIAKKEPSTVSRDEVRRKKAVYKKAELGKKTEVQAHSPSRKIILKPAIKYTRPTHLSCVKRKTTAAGGETNQASGVYKQAKDKFTDGISKSPEKRSSLPRPSSILPTRRGVSGDRDENSFSLNTSMSASVRRTTRSEPIRRTGKSGTSTPTTPGSTAITPGTPPSYSSRTPGTPGTPSYPRTPHTPGTPKSGILVPTEKKVAIIRTPPKSPATPKQLRLINQPLPDLKNVRSKIGSTDNIRYQPKGGQVRILNKKMDFSEVQSRCGSKDNIKHSAGGGNIQIVTKKIDLSHVTSKCGSLKNIRHRPGGGRVKIESVKLDFKEKAQAKVGSLDNAHHIPGGGNVKIDSQKLNFREHAKARVDHGAEIITQSPGRSSVASPRRLSNVSSSGSINLLESPQLATLAEDVTAALAKQGL
- the MAP2 gene encoding microtubule-associated protein 2 isoform X7, whose protein sequence is MADDRKDEAKAPHWTSSQLAEASSHPHSPELKEQAGAGDGIVRSANGFPYREEEGGYGGHGQQGTYSRTKENGINGELTSAERETAEEVSARIVQVVTAEAVAVLKGEQEKEAQHKDQPAGLPIAVEESANLPPSPPPSPASEQTGTVEEDLLTASKMEFHEQQGTGPLTGEPLDKKEKESEKGSKPAGLPKHDALVAQPAPPIDKKDIHHKEDGKVPLTPFEQTFGEELEYMQQKSEPIAVALDVDFPSETVFQKEQKDLSTEVPKDEWSTYSQLSPGPLTPMKEKYEVQEIPKWDGKRLDSPRPTPFGSMSFSLPSEPKADLSDATKDKLESKALPSTTEELKPEDKKPKEEVSSSQIAKEIPKDEQIHMEKTLKAEETTASMEITVSVKAEKPTVTESPIEKIPSVGEEKDVIKQESEQKKEPCTFNGQKSTLFDSELYPKPEEKNVVPEKKILSKENEPHKILDEEMGIISVSTEKTFQKEEKKDQKTPTDDLRCDSFPEATTSKMVDKTPDELGLLTEKSASKELREEVVDKDMEVHRMGAASSLDYNRQLDEDKSGMSKYFETSTLKEETTKNIQSGSDYYELSDTKESVYESYDTVSPTHKSSEKQFYPGKEQQPAPILEGGYSTLAQNYPTDLPEEPSSPQERMFTIDPKVYGEKRDLHSKNKDDLTLSRSLGLGGRSAIEQRSMSINLPMSCLDSIALGFNFGRGHDLSPLASDILTNTSGSMDEGDDYLPATTPALEKAPCFPIESKEEEQLEEEKVTRADNIQVESLCESPFLAKDYYKNGSVMAPDLPEMLDLAGTRSRLASMSADAEVARRKSVPSETLLEESSTGLTTLTDENHVATKADSQLEDLGYCVFNKYTVPLPSPVQDSDNLSGESGSFYDGSDDKIRRDLATDLSLIEVKLAAAGRVKEEFSSEGELAQPISDDKSDLGKEFDHEKKSNDKLDTVLEKSEEHIESKEMLLLVEKEYPKKAEGVDKVEAFGTGMTFEQVFGKEPIKPKETSIFISEKSEKSLSSVPEVTEAEPSPKADHGLDTAAKKVEQSQPEAKISDFGQAALGMVVDTEKGTETHIQAVQPDKPPEGDTFPSTEPSHLKDSSKVSETEVKEKVAKPDLVHQEAVDKEESYESSGEHDHTPESLTMESLKADESKKEVTPEVTVLQEDTTVKLPAEEPPAVSDSKSYVVQTKGPDIQMEQVQQPKEEVKETPDISITPSEVIEPLLQGIVSEPEETQREEEEEIEARGEYDKLLFRSETLQITDLSVPAVKEELVELGAAEMPEYKGVIESVVTIEDDFITVVQTTTDEGETGSHSVRFAALEQPESRASPPEEEEEEEMEIEEAGEAVGEPKEGSPEAPASPEKEDVGFSEYKTETYDDYKDETTIDDSIMDADSLWVDTQDDDRSIMTEQLETVPKEEKAEKEVRRPSLDKHRKEKPFKTGRGRISTPERKIAKKEPSTVSRDEVRRKKAVYKKAELGKKTEVQAHSPSRKIILKPAIKYTRPTHLSCVKRKTTAAGGETNQASGVYKQAKDKFTDGISKSPEKRSSLPRPSSILPTRRGVSGDRDENSFSLNTSMSASVRRTTRSEPIRRTGKSGTSTPTTPGSTAITPGTPPSYSSRTPGTPGTPSYPRTPHTPGTPKSGILVPTEKKVAIIRTPPKSPATPKQLRLINQPLPDLKNVRSKIGSTDNIRYQPKGGQIQIVTKKIDLSHVTSKCGSLKNIRHRPGGGRVKIESVKLDFKEKAQAKVGSLDNAHHIPGGGNVKIDSQKLNFREHAKARVDHGAEIITQSPGRSSVASPRRLSNVSSSGSINLLESPQLATLAEDVTAALAKQGL